A segment of the Acidimicrobiales bacterium genome:
GTGGCGTCGGCCGGGGTGAGCGGGAGCTCGTAGGCCGCGCAGGCCAGGTGGGGATGCAGCACGTAGGGGTTCCCCAGGTTGACGACCGCCGGCTCGGGTGGGCGTGAGAGCAGCTCGGCCGGGTGCCCGGCCAGCCACTGGTCGAGCTGGTCCGCGCCGGCGACCAGCACGGCCAGCGCGCCCTGCTGGGCCCGCCCGGCCCGCCCGGCCTGCTGCCAGAAGGAGGCGATCGTGCCCGGGAACCCGTCGAGCACCACCGCGTCGAGCCCGCCGACGTCGATGCCGAGCTCCAGGGCGCTGGTGGCCACCACGGCGCGCAGGCGGCCCTCGAACAGGTCGGACTCGATCGTCCGCCGCTCCTCGGCGAGGTACCCGCCCCGGTACGCGCGCACCGCGTCGGCCGAGCCCTCCGGCAGGGCCCGCCGCACCATGGCGGCAACGGTCTCGGTGGCCCGCCGGCTCCGGGTGAAGGCGAGCGTGCGGTGGCCGGCCGCGGCCAGGGCGGCGACGAGCCGGGCCGTCTCCACGTGCGCCGAGCCCCGGGTGCCGGTGCCCTCGTCGAGCAGCGGTGGGTTCCACACGGCGACCAGCCGCTCGCCGCGGGGGGAGCCGTCGTCGGTCAGCGCGGCCACGTCGAGGCCGGCCAGGATCGACGCCAGCGCGCCGGGCTCGCCGATCGTGGCCGACGAGAACGCCATCGTGGGGGTGGACGCGTAGTGGGCGCACACCCGGCGGAGCCGGCGCAGCACATGGGCGACGTGGCTCCCGAACACGCCCCGCAGCACGTGCAGCTCGTCGACCACGACGAACCGGAGCCGCTTCAGGAAGGTGGCCCATCGCTCGTGGCGCGGGAGGATGCCGGTGTGCAGCATCTCCGGGTTGGTGAGCAGCACGTTGGCGTGGCGGCGGATCCACGCCCGGGCCTCGGGGCCGGTGTCGCCGTCGTACGTGGCCGCCACCAGGCCGGGGACCCCGAGGGCCGCGAACGCCCGCAGCTGGTCCTGGGCCAGGGCCTTGGTGGGGAACACCAAGAGGGCCGTGCCCGGCGGATCGTCGGCGACCGCCGCCGCGATCGGCACCTGGTAGCACAGCGACTTCCCCGAGGCCGTCCCCGTGGCGAGGGCCACGGATCGCCCGGCCTGCAGCCGCTCGATCGCCTCGGCCTGGTGCGTCCACAGCCGGCGGTCCCCCAGGGC
Coding sequences within it:
- a CDS encoding DEAD/DEAH box helicase; its protein translation is MDLDDAARLLGELADGGQLVHLARLPTRPARHRSLPLGAQAARALGDRRLWTHQAEAIERLQAGRSVALATGTASGKSLCYQVPIAAAVADDPPGTALLVFPTKALAQDQLRAFAALGVPGLVAATYDGDTGPEARAWIRRHANVLLTNPEMLHTGILPRHERWATFLKRLRFVVVDELHVLRGVFGSHVAHVLRRLRRVCAHYASTPTMAFSSATIGEPGALASILAGLDVAALTDDGSPRGERLVAVWNPPLLDEGTGTRGSAHVETARLVAALAAAGHRTLAFTRSRRATETVAAMVRRALPEGSADAVRAYRGGYLAEERRTIESDLFEGRLRAVVATSALELGIDVGGLDAVVLDGFPGTIASFWQQAGRAGRAQQGALAVLVAGADQLDQWLAGHPAELLSRPPEPAVVNLGNPYVLHPHLACAAYELPLTPADATWWGVDLDEGVRRLVLDDRLRLRDGRAFWAGRGSPAPGIGLRSGWGGEVRIALDDGRLVGTVEPARALRLVHPGAIYLHQGAAYRVRELRLDDRVAVVEPTDDAEDTRPRTESSIRVLSEDRAATVGRARVALGAVEVTSHVVGFQRRDLRSGEWLGVEPLDLPPTVLATRGVWWTVDDEVVAEAGLDAARLPGTLHAVEHAAIGILPLFTICDRWDVGGVSTARQADTGLPTVVIYDGFPGGAGIAELGFAAGERHLRATLDLVAACPCAAGCPSCVQSPKCGNGNEPLDKAGAVALLGAVLA